From the Priestia koreensis genome, one window contains:
- a CDS encoding zinc metallopeptidase, whose protein sequence is MGYGYLIYFLIIVLVPIWAQFKVKGAYKKYSEISNSSGMSGAEVARKILDENGLYNVGVEPVGGFLSDHYDPRDKTVRLSEGNYYGTSVAGAAVAAHEVGHAVQDKQDYAFLRFRHRLVPVANLGSNLSWILILVGMLANISNLLLLGIVFMAAAVLFQLVTLPVEFNASNRAMDQLVSSGVIRNDEEKETRKVLNAAAMTYVAAAAVAVLELLRLILIYTGMTRNED, encoded by the coding sequence ATGGGATATGGATATTTGATTTACTTCCTTATTATTGTTCTTGTTCCAATTTGGGCTCAGTTCAAAGTTAAGGGCGCATACAAGAAATATTCGGAAATCTCCAACTCTTCTGGAATGAGTGGTGCTGAAGTTGCACGTAAAATCTTAGATGAGAATGGATTATATAACGTAGGTGTGGAACCTGTTGGAGGATTTTTAAGCGATCATTATGATCCTCGAGATAAAACAGTCCGCTTATCAGAAGGTAACTACTACGGCACGTCGGTTGCCGGTGCGGCTGTTGCAGCCCATGAAGTAGGGCATGCCGTTCAAGATAAGCAAGACTATGCGTTCTTACGCTTCCGTCATCGATTAGTCCCTGTTGCGAATTTAGGATCTAACTTATCGTGGATATTAATACTAGTCGGAATGCTTGCTAATATATCGAATTTGCTGCTTCTTGGGATTGTCTTTATGGCGGCAGCGGTTCTTTTCCAACTCGTGACGCTCCCAGTAGAGTTCAATGCATCGAACCGTGCGATGGATCAGCTCGTATCATCTGGTGTGATTCGCAATGATGAGGAGAAGGAAACGCGTAAAGTATTAAATGCCGCAGCGATGACGTACGTTGCTGCAGCCGCAGTTGCCGTACTAGAGCTACTTCGCTTAATTTTAATTTACACAGGCATGACGAGAAACGAAGACTAA
- a CDS encoding YitT family protein yields the protein MFTGIKLKNIIFILIGCAIFGFGLVNFNMENKLAEGGLTGITLILYFLFHIDPSYSNLVLNIPLLFIGWKQLGRTSFFYTVLGVAGLSLFLWIFQRYSLHINLRHDMFLVALFAGVFIGVGLGIIFRFGGTTGGVDIIARLVQKYVGWNMGKTMFLFDFCVIAISLVYLDYKQAMYTLVAVFVAARVIDFMQEGAYAARGATIISSKNEDISQKIMKEMDRGVTILKGQGSFSKQDMNVLYCVVGRNEIFRLKQIITSIDPHAFVSVSEVHDVLGEGFTLDENKQPLER from the coding sequence ATGTTTACGGGTATTAAACTGAAAAATATTATCTTTATTTTAATAGGTTGCGCTATTTTTGGATTCGGACTCGTTAATTTTAACATGGAAAATAAGCTAGCAGAAGGTGGCTTGACTGGAATTACACTAATTTTGTACTTCCTGTTTCATATAGACCCATCTTACAGTAACTTAGTATTAAACATCCCATTGCTTTTTATCGGATGGAAACAGTTAGGTCGTACATCCTTTTTTTATACGGTACTAGGAGTAGCAGGACTTTCACTCTTTCTTTGGATTTTCCAACGCTATTCGCTGCATATTAATCTTCGTCATGATATGTTCCTTGTTGCCCTATTTGCAGGGGTGTTTATCGGTGTAGGGCTCGGTATTATTTTCCGCTTTGGTGGCACGACAGGCGGAGTTGATATTATTGCACGTCTCGTTCAAAAATACGTGGGCTGGAATATGGGAAAAACGATGTTTTTATTTGATTTCTGTGTTATCGCAATCTCCCTTGTCTATTTAGACTACAAACAAGCAATGTACACGCTTGTTGCCGTATTTGTAGCCGCTCGTGTGATTGATTTTATGCAAGAAGGTGCATATGCGGCTCGTGGAGCGACCATTATTTCAAGTAAAAACGAGGACATTTCTCAAAAGATTATGAAAGAGATGGATCGAGGCGTGACCATCTTAAAGGGCCAAGGATCATTTTCGAAACAAGATATGAACGTTCTATACTGCGTAGTAGGCCGAAATGAAATTTTCCGTTTAAAACAAATTATTACGTCTATTGACCCTCATGCCTTTGTATCTGTTAGTGAAGTGCACGATGTGCTAGGTGAAGGATTTACATTAGATGAAAACAAACAACCGCTCGAACGCTAA
- a CDS encoding nucleotide pyrophosphohydrolase, with product MAEKTMQQLQKEVDTYISQFKEGYFSPLAMLARMTEELGELSREINHFYGEKPKKKTEKARTVEEEMGDVLFVLICFANSLNIDLQEAHDMVMEKFNTRDKDRWTKIEDTEGESTK from the coding sequence ATGGCTGAAAAGACGATGCAACAGCTTCAAAAAGAAGTTGATACATACATAAGTCAGTTTAAAGAGGGGTATTTTAGCCCACTTGCGATGCTCGCACGCATGACGGAAGAGCTTGGTGAATTATCAAGAGAGATTAACCATTTTTACGGTGAAAAGCCAAAAAAGAAAACCGAAAAGGCTCGTACAGTAGAAGAGGAAATGGGCGACGTTTTATTCGTCTTAATTTGCTTTGCCAACTCACTTAACATTGATCTCCAAGAAGCACATGACATGGTAATGGAGAAATTTAATACGCGTGATAAAGACCGATGGACAAAAATTGAAGACACAGAGGGAGAGAGTACAAAATGA
- the dapB gene encoding 4-hydroxy-tetrahydrodipicolinate reductase, whose product MTTRIILAGPRGRMGLEALNLIADTEHFELVAALDRTNKGKYIDEVVPTSSLHAPIYTDIDECLAEVEADVLVDLTTPEIGRVHTKKALEHGVRAVVGTTGFSEADLTELRTLAEDKGIGCIIAPNFAIGAILMMKFSQMAAKYFEDVEIIELHHDQKLDAPSGTGLKTAELISEVRESKKQGHPDEKETIPGARGADYDGIRLHSVRLPGLVAHQEVLFGGFGQSLTIRHDSYNRASFMSGVKVSVDTVMKLDTLVYGLENIIE is encoded by the coding sequence ATGACAACACGTATCATTTTAGCAGGACCACGAGGAAGAATGGGATTAGAGGCGTTAAATTTAATTGCCGATACGGAGCACTTTGAGTTAGTCGCTGCTTTGGATCGCACGAACAAAGGGAAATATATTGATGAGGTTGTGCCAACATCATCTCTTCATGCACCTATTTATACAGATATTGATGAATGTTTAGCAGAAGTAGAGGCCGATGTATTAGTTGATTTAACAACACCTGAGATTGGCCGTGTACATACGAAAAAAGCGCTTGAGCACGGTGTTCGTGCAGTAGTCGGAACAACAGGCTTTTCAGAGGCAGATCTTACAGAACTGCGAACGTTAGCAGAAGACAAGGGCATTGGCTGTATTATTGCACCTAACTTTGCGATTGGTGCGATTTTAATGATGAAATTTTCACAAATGGCTGCAAAATATTTCGAAGACGTCGAAATTATTGAGCTTCATCACGATCAAAAATTAGATGCTCCGTCTGGTACAGGCCTAAAAACAGCTGAGCTTATTTCAGAAGTTCGTGAATCGAAAAAGCAAGGTCATCCGGATGAAAAAGAAACGATTCCAGGTGCAAGAGGCGCAGATTATGACGGTATTCGTCTTCATAGCGTACGTCTTCCTGGGCTTGTGGCACATCAAGAAGTGTTGTTTGGCGGGTTTGGCCAATCACTAACCATTCGCCATGATTCCTATAATCGTGCATCCTTCATGTCTGGAGTAAAAGTGTCGGTTGATACGGTTATGAAGCTTGATACGCTTGTGTACGGACTTGAAAACATTATCGAGTAA
- the mgsA gene encoding methylglyoxal synthase encodes MKIALVAHDKKKNDMIQFTTAYKYVLEDHELFATGTTGKKIMEATGLSVHRFQSGPLGGDQEIGALIAQNRMDMVIFFRDPLTAQPHEPDVSALMRLCDVYAVPLATNMGTAEILIRGLERGDLTWRNIVRGKKGE; translated from the coding sequence ATGAAAATTGCGTTAGTTGCACATGACAAAAAGAAAAATGATATGATTCAGTTTACGACTGCGTATAAATATGTGTTAGAGGATCATGAACTGTTTGCGACGGGTACAACAGGGAAAAAAATAATGGAAGCGACCGGTTTATCCGTGCATCGTTTTCAATCAGGTCCGCTCGGAGGCGATCAGGAAATTGGGGCTTTAATCGCTCAAAATCGCATGGATATGGTTATTTTCTTCCGTGACCCACTAACAGCGCAGCCTCATGAGCCGGATGTTTCAGCATTAATGCGTTTATGTGATGTGTATGCCGTTCCACTTGCGACAAATATGGGTACGGCAGAAATTCTTATACGCGGGTTAGAACGAGGGGATTTAACGTGGAGAAACATCGTACGAGGTAAAAAAGGAGAGTAA
- the bshB1 gene encoding bacillithiol biosynthesis deacetylase BshB1, with protein MSIQKLDVLAFGAHADDVEIGMGGTIAKMVESGLKVGICDLTHAELSSNGTVDIRKEEAANAAAILGVEERVHLHIPDRGLFLTADYIREVASIIRKYQPRLVFAPYFEDRHPDHGNCARLVEEAAFSAGVKNYRDDHDQPAHRIEALHFYVINGFQKPHFAVDVSTTFEKKRASLNAYESQFVQTETTFTTPLVNGYIETVESRDRLVGKEVGVLYAEGFLTKKPLLLHADLIGGQE; from the coding sequence ATGAGTATTCAAAAGCTAGATGTATTAGCATTTGGCGCCCATGCCGATGATGTTGAAATTGGTATGGGTGGGACAATTGCTAAAATGGTCGAAAGCGGCTTAAAGGTAGGAATTTGTGATCTTACTCATGCCGAATTATCTTCAAATGGGACGGTCGACATTCGAAAAGAGGAGGCAGCAAATGCTGCTGCTATTCTAGGGGTAGAAGAGCGTGTTCATTTACATATTCCGGATCGAGGGTTATTTTTAACGGCGGATTATATTCGTGAAGTAGCCTCCATCATTCGCAAGTATCAGCCTAGACTAGTCTTTGCCCCATATTTCGAAGATCGTCATCCTGATCACGGAAATTGCGCACGATTAGTCGAAGAAGCGGCCTTTTCAGCAGGTGTCAAAAATTACCGAGACGATCACGATCAGCCTGCACACCGAATAGAAGCCCTTCATTTTTATGTAATCAATGGCTTTCAAAAACCGCATTTTGCCGTGGATGTATCGACAACCTTTGAAAAGAAACGTGCGAGTTTAAACGCATATGAAAGTCAGTTTGTTCAAACAGAGACAACGTTTACGACCCCGCTTGTTAATGGCTACATTGAGACGGTAGAGAGCAGAGACCGTTTGGTAGGAAAAGAGGTTGGAGTGTTATACGCGGAAGGGTTTTTAACAAAAAAACCGCTATTATTACATGCTGACTTAATAGGAGGGCAAGAATGA
- the bshA gene encoding N-acetyl-alpha-D-glucosaminyl L-malate synthase BshA, protein MKLKIGIVCYPSVGGSGVVATELGKLLAEKGHEIHFISSSMPFRLTKVYPNIYYHEVEVNQYSVFKYPPYDLALASKIAEVAKREELDLIHAHYAIPHAVCSYLAKKMVGDHLKIVTTLHGTDITVLGYDLSLKDLIKFGIEQSDEVTAVSKALIEQTYDLVAPDKKIEPVYNFIDERVYRRTDMSHLRTEYGIEEHEKVLIHISNFRPVKRVKDVIEVFERVNKQVPSKLLLIGDGPEMTGVISEVQKRNLDERVLFLGKQENVEELYSISDVKLLLSEKESFGLVLLEAMGCEVACVGTNIGGIPEVIEDGKTGFICELGDVEDMAAKTLKLLQDEKLYHAITSQALSAVKEQFHSTTIVDQYEQIYYRALGRI, encoded by the coding sequence ATGAAACTCAAAATTGGAATCGTGTGCTATCCCTCTGTAGGTGGTTCAGGTGTTGTAGCAACAGAGCTTGGGAAACTTCTAGCTGAAAAGGGACATGAAATTCATTTTATTTCATCGAGCATGCCTTTTCGTCTGACGAAAGTTTATCCGAATATTTATTATCATGAAGTCGAAGTGAATCAATATTCGGTGTTCAAATATCCTCCTTATGATTTAGCGCTTGCTTCCAAAATAGCAGAGGTAGCAAAGCGAGAGGAGTTAGATTTGATTCACGCGCATTACGCTATTCCTCACGCTGTGTGCTCTTATTTGGCTAAAAAGATGGTAGGCGATCATTTGAAAATTGTCACGACGCTGCACGGAACCGATATTACGGTTCTTGGGTATGACCTATCCTTAAAAGATTTAATCAAGTTTGGGATCGAGCAATCTGATGAAGTCACAGCCGTCTCAAAAGCGCTCATTGAGCAAACCTATGACTTAGTAGCTCCAGATAAGAAAATCGAGCCCGTGTATAACTTTATTGATGAGCGCGTGTATCGTCGAACAGACATGTCTCATTTGCGTACAGAATATGGAATTGAGGAGCATGAAAAAGTGCTCATTCATATTTCGAACTTCCGCCCTGTGAAGCGTGTAAAAGATGTGATCGAGGTGTTTGAACGCGTAAATAAACAAGTTCCTTCTAAGCTGTTACTTATCGGTGATGGGCCTGAAATGACAGGTGTTATAAGCGAAGTGCAAAAGCGGAACCTAGATGAGCGCGTATTATTTCTTGGGAAACAGGAAAATGTCGAAGAACTTTATTCGATCAGTGACGTAAAGTTGTTATTATCGGAAAAAGAAAGCTTTGGTTTAGTTTTACTTGAAGCAATGGGCTGTGAGGTCGCTTGTGTAGGTACAAACATCGGAGGAATACCAGAAGTTATTGAGGACGGAAAAACGGGCTTTATTTGTGAGCTTGGTGACGTCGAGGATATGGCGGCTAAGACGCTAAAACTTCTACAAGATGAGAAATTGTATCATGCTATTACTTCTCAAGCGCTGTCAGCTGTCAAAGAACAATTTCACTCAACGACGATTGTGGATCAATACGAACAAATTTATTACCGAGCACTCGGCAGAATCTAA
- a CDS encoding CCA tRNA nucleotidyltransferase, translated as MNEPFIRPMTIIETLEQHGHEAYFVGGAVRDVIIGREIGDVDIATSAKPEEVMSLFSKTILVGIEHGTVVVVLDGEQYEVTTFRAEGEYENFRRPASVQFITSLTADLERRDFTINAIAMNKDGELLDPFNGQQAIKDRIICTVGEARERFTEDALRMMRALRFVSQLGFQLEDRTKEAIKQHKSLLQHVSIERITIEFEKMLSGRFVKQAITLMSETGVHGFLPGLDGAARSLAKVANSHLGELKEQNELWALLLLVLEEAECTAFLKKWKLSNRSIKEIEFAVAAFEAVNRDGWTAQILYTYGLERALNVVRLQRAFGIASLQFNEVKEWYDRLPIHSLKELAVKGTDLMSWTGKKGGPWLSETLQLIEQEVVAGRLQNEQSAIKEWLKCNQQ; from the coding sequence ATGAACGAACCTTTTATTCGTCCTATGACGATTATTGAAACGTTAGAACAACATGGGCACGAGGCGTATTTTGTAGGTGGTGCTGTACGAGACGTGATTATTGGTCGTGAAATTGGAGATGTTGACATTGCTACATCAGCAAAGCCAGAAGAAGTGATGTCCCTATTTTCGAAAACGATTCTTGTTGGAATTGAGCACGGGACGGTTGTGGTGGTATTAGACGGTGAGCAATATGAAGTAACGACTTTTCGGGCGGAAGGGGAATATGAAAATTTCCGCCGCCCTGCTTCCGTTCAGTTTATTACGTCATTGACGGCCGATTTAGAGCGTCGTGACTTTACCATTAACGCAATTGCCATGAACAAAGATGGCGAATTGCTAGATCCTTTTAATGGGCAGCAGGCGATTAAAGATCGCATCATTTGTACGGTAGGAGAAGCAAGAGAGCGATTTACAGAAGATGCGCTCCGAATGATGAGAGCCCTTCGCTTTGTCAGTCAGCTTGGGTTTCAGTTAGAAGATCGGACCAAAGAAGCCATCAAGCAACATAAGTCGCTGCTTCAGCACGTTTCCATCGAGCGAATAACGATTGAATTTGAAAAGATGCTCTCAGGTCGATTTGTGAAACAAGCGATTACGTTGATGAGTGAAACCGGCGTACATGGATTCCTTCCGGGGCTTGATGGAGCGGCACGTTCTCTTGCAAAAGTGGCGAACAGTCACTTAGGAGAGTTAAAGGAACAAAATGAGTTGTGGGCGCTTTTATTGCTCGTTCTTGAGGAAGCAGAGTGTACCGCTTTCCTTAAAAAATGGAAGCTGTCAAATCGAAGCATTAAAGAAATTGAATTTGCTGTGGCTGCATTTGAAGCCGTGAACAGGGACGGATGGACGGCACAAATTTTATATACATATGGTCTTGAGCGTGCGTTAAATGTGGTTCGCCTTCAACGTGCGTTTGGGATTGCTTCCCTTCAGTTTAATGAGGTAAAAGAATGGTATGATCGCCTTCCTATTCACTCGCTTAAGGAGCTAGCAGTAAAAGGAACAGACCTTATGAGTTGGACTGGGAAAAAGGGCGGCCCTTGGCTTTCTGAGACGCTTCAATTGATTGAGCAGGAAGTAGTAGCAGGGCGTTTACAGAACGAGCAAAGCGCAATAAAGGAGTGGCTGAAATGCAATCAGCAATGA
- a CDS encoding biotin--[acetyl-CoA-carboxylase] ligase, protein MQSAMRRKLLEIFTNAETDYVSGQMISEKLNCSRTAVWKHIEDLRSEGYELEAVRKKGYRIIRVPNKVTSNELLLGLHTKRMGHHVHYEESVESTQKIAHRLAQEDAVEGTVVVAEEQTSGRGRLDRVWYSPKYTGVWMSIILRPTVPPQQAPQLTLLAAVAIVQAIEEVTDLSPDIKWPNDILINGKKLVGILTEMQADVERVHSVIVGIGINVNQQLSDFAPNIQAIATSLAIESGQEINRAELMQTIFLKLEKLYDDYLTHGFKVVKLLWESYAVTIGKQIVARTLRETIEGTAKGITDDGTLLLEDLHGKVHYIHSADISLKSK, encoded by the coding sequence ATGCAATCAGCAATGAGAAGAAAGCTGTTAGAAATCTTTACGAATGCCGAAACAGATTATGTATCAGGTCAAATGATTAGTGAAAAATTGAATTGCTCACGAACAGCCGTCTGGAAGCATATTGAAGATTTACGAAGCGAAGGATATGAGCTAGAAGCCGTTCGTAAAAAAGGCTATCGTATCATTCGTGTTCCAAATAAGGTTACCTCAAATGAACTATTGCTCGGTCTTCATACGAAGCGAATGGGTCATCATGTTCACTACGAAGAAAGCGTAGAATCGACGCAAAAAATAGCGCATCGTCTTGCTCAGGAGGATGCGGTAGAAGGAACCGTTGTCGTAGCGGAAGAGCAAACGTCTGGTCGAGGACGCTTGGATCGCGTGTGGTATTCGCCGAAATACACGGGAGTTTGGATGAGTATTATTTTGCGTCCGACTGTCCCGCCACAGCAGGCACCACAGCTCACACTATTAGCTGCGGTAGCGATTGTACAAGCTATTGAAGAAGTAACCGACCTGTCTCCTGATATCAAGTGGCCCAATGATATTTTAATTAACGGGAAAAAGCTTGTAGGAATTTTAACAGAAATGCAGGCAGATGTGGAGCGCGTTCATTCCGTTATTGTTGGGATAGGCATTAATGTTAATCAACAGTTATCTGATTTTGCGCCGAATATCCAAGCAATCGCGACGTCGCTAGCAATTGAAAGTGGACAAGAGATTAACCGAGCAGAGCTTATGCAGACGATTTTCTTAAAGCTTGAAAAATTATATGACGACTATCTTACGCACGGATTTAAAGTTGTCAAGCTGTTGTGGGAAAGCTACGCGGTTACGATCGGAAAGCAGATTGTTGCACGCACGCTCCGTGAGACGATTGAAGGTACCGCAAAGGGAATTACGGATGATGGAACGCTCCTTTTAGAAGATCTACACGGAAAAGTTCACTACATTCATTCAGCAGATATTTCGCTTAAAAGTAAGTAA